Within the Dialister hominis genome, the region CTGTGAAGAAGTGGGAAGCCCATCTCATTTTCAAGGCTGTCCATCATTCTTGTCATGCCCGAGGGTGAATAGCCCATCTTTTCTGCGGCAGCTGACAAGCTTCCCAGCCGGATGATGCTGAGAAGAGCAGCGTATTTGTTAGTGTCCATGGACAAGCCTCCTTCTTTGAGATATGGCACTCTTTTGTCCGCTTTATTTCTAAAGATACATCATATACATTATTTATAAGCTGTACTTGAGGGTGACAAAATCGTTATTATTTCGTTCTCTTTATTATAGCAAAAGAATAGATTTATAAAATAGGGAAATGCAAAATATTTGCATTAACGCTTGCCGGTATATCAAGGTTATATTGCGAAACTTGCTCTTCCGTCAATAAATCCGATGATATATACTCGATATCAAACAAGGTATACATAAAGTCCTAAAAAATCAAAAAATTTATCAGTTAGAATGCCGTACGAAAGAGGTGCTTTTCATGAGCGCGTCCGCAGCAAAGTGGCTCCTGGCATCTGTCATTGTGGCAAGGAGCTCGTCATTTCTGTTTTCCAAGTTCATACTGGTCAGCATGAATCCCTTCGAGCTCTTAGGGCTCCGTTTCTTTCTGGCCTTTGCTTTCCTTCTTCTTGTTTACAGGAAACGCGTCATGCGCACGTTTTCCTGGGACATGGTCAGGAAAGGGGCCATCCTTGGCATCACGCTGGCACTTGGCATGGCGGCGGAGATGCTGAGCCTTAAGGAAACGGACGTCTACCTGACAGCCTTCCTGGAAAATATGGCGCTTGCGATCGTGCCGTTCCTCACCATGGCGGCTTTGCGGAAGCTGCCGTCCGGAAAAATCATAGCGAGTGTCTTCATCATTTCCGTCGGCGCCGGTTTCCTGACACTGAAAGGCGGTCGGCCGGACATTACGCCGGGCGTCATTTACGGTCTTCTGGCGGCGCTCAGCTATGCATTCTTCATTTTCCTGACAGAAAAGTATGTGAAAACGCTCGACCCTCTTTCCGTCGGCATATGGCAGATGGGTTTCATGGGCCTTTTCTGCGCCGTCTCTGCCGTTTCGGTCGGTACGATTACGGTGCCGGAGGAGGGGAGCACGATCCTGTACCTTCTGGCGCTCGTCTTCCTCTGCTCGTGCTTCGGCTTTACGTTCCAGCCGGTCGCGCAGAAGTACATGTCGGCTGAGGACGCAGGGCTCTTCTGTGCGCTCGATCCTCTTTTTGCGACGCTCTGGAGCATGATATTCCTTGCCGAGGATCCGGGGATGACGGGATTCATCGGAGCCTTCCTTGTGATTGCAGGGATCCTTCTGGCGGAAATGTCGGCGGAATCGGTGAAGAAGGTGCCCGGAAAACTGCTGCTCCTTGCCCGTGGAAAGAACGGATAATGGGAATTGCGAAATTTCCTTTGCTCTCTTGACAGCCAAAAGGCGTAATGGTATAGTACAAATAATTTCAGACAGGCAGTGAAGAGAAGAGTACGCGGAAGGATACGCCAAAGAGAGCTCCGGTTGGTGAAAAGGAGCGCGGAGAGAATCGCGGAAGATGGCCTCTGAGCCTGGTGTGCCGAATGATGACGCAGCCCGGGATCTCCCGTTACAGAGATGCGGTATCAAGGCTTTGGCCGGCGTACCTACGGAGGCTTTCGCGGCGACGCGGAGGCGAAATTGGGTGGTAACACGAATATCTCGTCCCTTTCATAGGGGATGGGGTTTTTTTTATGGGAATTTGAACAGGAGGTCTTACAGTGCCAATAAAAGTAGCAGACGGCATCGAAGCCGTAAGTGAACTGCAAAAGGAAGGTATCGTCACGATTGGGACAGAAAGAGCGAGGACGCAGGATATTCGTCCGCTGAAGATTCTGATTCTCAAC harbors:
- a CDS encoding DMT family transporter, which encodes MSASAAKWLLASVIVARSSSFLFSKFILVSMNPFELLGLRFFLAFAFLLLVYRKRVMRTFSWDMVRKGAILGITLALGMAAEMLSLKETDVYLTAFLENMALAIVPFLTMAALRKLPSGKIIASVFIISVGAGFLTLKGGRPDITPGVIYGLLAALSYAFFIFLTEKYVKTLDPLSVGIWQMGFMGLFCAVSAVSVGTITVPEEGSTILYLLALVFLCSCFGFTFQPVAQKYMSAEDAGLFCALDPLFATLWSMIFLAEDPGMTGFIGAFLVIAGILLAEMSAESVKKVPGKLLLLARGKNG